A single window of Solea solea chromosome 9, fSolSol10.1, whole genome shotgun sequence DNA harbors:
- the slc1a6 gene encoding excitatory amino acid transporter 4 isoform X3, with translation MTSGSVETVQALDAFLDLIRNMFPPNLVEACFKQYKTAYKKVVRTRTVTVTQNFTNSVNVTDSNSSVLHTVQETVEETVPVADSSSGLNALGLVVFSMCFGLVIGNMKQKGQAVRDFFDSLNEAIMRLVAIIIWYAPVGIMFLIAGKIIEMNNLAEVGGQLGMYTVSVIVGLFIHGLVVLPLLYFIVTRKNPYRFIGGLLQALFTALGTSSSSATLPITFRCLEENNHVDKRVTRFILPVGATINMDGTALYEAVAAIFIAQVNSMDLDFGQILTVSITATAASIGAAGIPQAGLVTMVIVLTSVGLPTEDIALIVAVDWFLDRLRTTINVLGDSLGAGIVEHLSREELQSQDTDVGNSVIMEDDRPYQIISQDNDTLNHHNSETTM, from the exons ATGACCAGTGGAAGCGTCGAGACTGTTCAGGCGCTCGACGCCTTTCTGGATCTCATCAG gaATATGTTTCCCCCCAATTTGGTCGAGGCTTGTTTCAAGCAG taTAAAACTGCTTACAAAAAGGTTGTTCGTACAAGGACAGTGACTGTGACTCAGAACTTCACCAACTCTGTCAACGTGACAGATTCCAATAGCAGCGTGCTGCACACCGTACAG GAGACAGTGGAGGAGACAGTCCCCGTGGCAGACTCCTCCAGTGGACTGAACGCTCTTGGTCTCGTGGTCTTCTCCATGTGCTTCGGTCTGGTGATAGGGAACATGAAGCAGAAAGGTCAGGCTGTCAGAGACTTCTTTGACTCCCTGAATGAAGCCATCATGAGGCTGGTGGCCATCATCATCTG GTACGCTCCAGTGGGCATCATGTTCCTGATTGCAGGGAAGATTATAGAGATGAACAATCTGGCAGAGGTGGGCGGTCAGTTGGGAATGTACACCGTTTCAGTCATCGTGGGTCTCTTCATCCACGGCCTCGTTGTCCTGCCGTTGCTTTACTTCATTGTGACCAGAAAGAATCCGTATCGCTTCATAGGCGGTCTGCTGCAGGCACTCTTCACTGCCCTGGGAACCTCATCTAG CTCTGCAACGCTGCCCATCACCTTCCGCTGTTTGGAGGAGAACAACCATGTGGATAAAAGAGTGACTCGCTTCATTCTCCCCGTGGGCGCCACCATCAACATGGATGGCACGGCCCTCTATGAGGCTGTAGCGGCCATCTTTATCGCTCAAGTCAACAGCATGGACCTAGACTTTGGCCAAATTCTCACCGTGAG TATCACAGCAACTGCTGCCAGCATCGGAGCAGCAGGCATCCCTCAGGCTGGCCTGGTTACCATGGTGATTGTATTGACATCGGTGGGACTGCCCACAGAGGACATAGCACTGATCGTCGCTGTGGATTGGTTCTT GGACCGCTTGCGCACGACCATCAATGTGCTGGGCGACTCGCTCGGTGCAGGCATCGTGGAGCACCTTTCCCGCGAAGAACTACAAAGTCAGGACACTGACGTGGGCAACTCTGTCATCATGGAGGACGATCGGCCCTACCAGATTATCAGCCAGGACAACGACACTCTGAATCACCACAACAGCGAAACCACAATGTGA
- the slc1a6 gene encoding excitatory amino acid transporter 4 isoform X2, with the protein MNEKTPASTSLFLNEDSDNPPLSDRGDIRRRLHSEMERRADSLKERMNALGFTSVKGFIKGNLFVLFTTAAVAVGIILGFGLRSYNLSLREIKYFSFPGELLMRMLKMVVMPLIVSSLVTGIASLDSRASGKMGVRALVYYMLTTLIAVFIGIFIVMLIQPGKGGRDSPMTSGSVETVQALDAFLDLIRNMFPPNLVEACFKQYKTAYKKVVRTRTVTVTQNFTNSVNVTDSNSSVLHTVQETVEETVPVADSSSGLNALGLVVFSMCFGLVIGNMKQKGQAVRDFFDSLNEAIMRLVAIIIWYAPVGIMFLIAGKIIEMNNLAEVGGQLGMYTVSVIVGLFIHGLVVLPLLYFIVTRKNPYRFIGGLLQALFTALGTSSSSATLPITFRCLEENNHVDKRVTRFILPVGATINMDGTALYEAVAAIFIAQVNSMDLDFGQILTVSITATAASIGAAGIPQAGLVTMVIVLTSVGLPTEDIALIVAVDWFLDRLRTTINVLGDSLGAGIVEHLSREELQSQDTDVGNSVIMEDDRPYQIISQDNDTLNHHNSETTM; encoded by the exons ATGAACGAGAAAACGCCGGCGAGTACGAGTCTTTTCCTGAACGAGGACTCGGACAACCCCCCCTTATCTGACAGAGGAGACATCAGGAGGCGCTTACACAGTGAGATGGAGAGGAGAGCCGACAGTCTGAAGGAGAGGATGAATGCCCTCGGCTTTACCAGCGTAAAAGGTTTCATCAAGGGAAACCTGTTTGTCCTGTTCACGACCGCCGCTGTGGCTGTGG GTATAATACTGGGCTTTGGCCTTCGCTCTTACAACCTGTCCCTGAGGGAGATTAAGTACTTTTCCTTTCCTGGGGAGCTCCTAATGAGAATGCTCAAGATGGTGGTGATGCCTCTCATCGTCTCCAGTCTAGTGACAG GTATTGCTTCCTTGGACAGCAGGGCATCAGGTAAAATGGGCGTGCGTGCGCTGGTCTACTACATGTTGACCACGCTGATCGCTGTGTTCATTGGCATTTTCATTGTCATGCTTATTCAGCCGGGGAAAGGCGGCAGAGACAGTCCTATGACCAGTGGAAGCGTCGAGACTGTTCAGGCGCTCGACGCCTTTCTGGATCTCATCAG gaATATGTTTCCCCCCAATTTGGTCGAGGCTTGTTTCAAGCAG taTAAAACTGCTTACAAAAAGGTTGTTCGTACAAGGACAGTGACTGTGACTCAGAACTTCACCAACTCTGTCAACGTGACAGATTCCAATAGCAGCGTGCTGCACACCGTACAG GAGACAGTGGAGGAGACAGTCCCCGTGGCAGACTCCTCCAGTGGACTGAACGCTCTTGGTCTCGTGGTCTTCTCCATGTGCTTCGGTCTGGTGATAGGGAACATGAAGCAGAAAGGTCAGGCTGTCAGAGACTTCTTTGACTCCCTGAATGAAGCCATCATGAGGCTGGTGGCCATCATCATCTG GTACGCTCCAGTGGGCATCATGTTCCTGATTGCAGGGAAGATTATAGAGATGAACAATCTGGCAGAGGTGGGCGGTCAGTTGGGAATGTACACCGTTTCAGTCATCGTGGGTCTCTTCATCCACGGCCTCGTTGTCCTGCCGTTGCTTTACTTCATTGTGACCAGAAAGAATCCGTATCGCTTCATAGGCGGTCTGCTGCAGGCACTCTTCACTGCCCTGGGAACCTCATCTAG CTCTGCAACGCTGCCCATCACCTTCCGCTGTTTGGAGGAGAACAACCATGTGGATAAAAGAGTGACTCGCTTCATTCTCCCCGTGGGCGCCACCATCAACATGGATGGCACGGCCCTCTATGAGGCTGTAGCGGCCATCTTTATCGCTCAAGTCAACAGCATGGACCTAGACTTTGGCCAAATTCTCACCGTGAG TATCACAGCAACTGCTGCCAGCATCGGAGCAGCAGGCATCCCTCAGGCTGGCCTGGTTACCATGGTGATTGTATTGACATCGGTGGGACTGCCCACAGAGGACATAGCACTGATCGTCGCTGTGGATTGGTTCTT GGACCGCTTGCGCACGACCATCAATGTGCTGGGCGACTCGCTCGGTGCAGGCATCGTGGAGCACCTTTCCCGCGAAGAACTACAAAGTCAGGACACTGACGTGGGCAACTCTGTCATCATGGAGGACGATCGGCCCTACCAGATTATCAGCCAGGACAACGACACTCTGAATCACCACAACAGCGAAACCACAATGTGA
- the slc1a6 gene encoding excitatory amino acid transporter 4 isoform X1, with translation MPDRDPHESVPMKNITDERCNKHPDQTSNEVSHETRLLDQVLELIMNEKTPASTSLFLNEDSDNPPLSDRGDIRRRLHSEMERRADSLKERMNALGFTSVKGFIKGNLFVLFTTAAVAVGIILGFGLRSYNLSLREIKYFSFPGELLMRMLKMVVMPLIVSSLVTGIASLDSRASGKMGVRALVYYMLTTLIAVFIGIFIVMLIQPGKGGRDSPMTSGSVETVQALDAFLDLIRNMFPPNLVEACFKQYKTAYKKVVRTRTVTVTQNFTNSVNVTDSNSSVLHTVQETVEETVPVADSSSGLNALGLVVFSMCFGLVIGNMKQKGQAVRDFFDSLNEAIMRLVAIIIWYAPVGIMFLIAGKIIEMNNLAEVGGQLGMYTVSVIVGLFIHGLVVLPLLYFIVTRKNPYRFIGGLLQALFTALGTSSSSATLPITFRCLEENNHVDKRVTRFILPVGATINMDGTALYEAVAAIFIAQVNSMDLDFGQILTVSITATAASIGAAGIPQAGLVTMVIVLTSVGLPTEDIALIVAVDWFLDRLRTTINVLGDSLGAGIVEHLSREELQSQDTDVGNSVIMEDDRPYQIISQDNDTLNHHNSETTM, from the exons ATGCCAGACCGAGATCCCCACGAGAGTGTACCAATGAAGAACATCACAGATGAACGCTGTAATAAACATCCAGACCAAACAAGCAATGAAG TCTCCCATGAGACCCGTCTCCTGGACCAGGTGCTGGAGCTGATAATGAACGAGAAAACGCCGGCGAGTACGAGTCTTTTCCTGAACGAGGACTCGGACAACCCCCCCTTATCTGACAGAGGAGACATCAGGAGGCGCTTACACAGTGAGATGGAGAGGAGAGCCGACAGTCTGAAGGAGAGGATGAATGCCCTCGGCTTTACCAGCGTAAAAGGTTTCATCAAGGGAAACCTGTTTGTCCTGTTCACGACCGCCGCTGTGGCTGTGG GTATAATACTGGGCTTTGGCCTTCGCTCTTACAACCTGTCCCTGAGGGAGATTAAGTACTTTTCCTTTCCTGGGGAGCTCCTAATGAGAATGCTCAAGATGGTGGTGATGCCTCTCATCGTCTCCAGTCTAGTGACAG GTATTGCTTCCTTGGACAGCAGGGCATCAGGTAAAATGGGCGTGCGTGCGCTGGTCTACTACATGTTGACCACGCTGATCGCTGTGTTCATTGGCATTTTCATTGTCATGCTTATTCAGCCGGGGAAAGGCGGCAGAGACAGTCCTATGACCAGTGGAAGCGTCGAGACTGTTCAGGCGCTCGACGCCTTTCTGGATCTCATCAG gaATATGTTTCCCCCCAATTTGGTCGAGGCTTGTTTCAAGCAG taTAAAACTGCTTACAAAAAGGTTGTTCGTACAAGGACAGTGACTGTGACTCAGAACTTCACCAACTCTGTCAACGTGACAGATTCCAATAGCAGCGTGCTGCACACCGTACAG GAGACAGTGGAGGAGACAGTCCCCGTGGCAGACTCCTCCAGTGGACTGAACGCTCTTGGTCTCGTGGTCTTCTCCATGTGCTTCGGTCTGGTGATAGGGAACATGAAGCAGAAAGGTCAGGCTGTCAGAGACTTCTTTGACTCCCTGAATGAAGCCATCATGAGGCTGGTGGCCATCATCATCTG GTACGCTCCAGTGGGCATCATGTTCCTGATTGCAGGGAAGATTATAGAGATGAACAATCTGGCAGAGGTGGGCGGTCAGTTGGGAATGTACACCGTTTCAGTCATCGTGGGTCTCTTCATCCACGGCCTCGTTGTCCTGCCGTTGCTTTACTTCATTGTGACCAGAAAGAATCCGTATCGCTTCATAGGCGGTCTGCTGCAGGCACTCTTCACTGCCCTGGGAACCTCATCTAG CTCTGCAACGCTGCCCATCACCTTCCGCTGTTTGGAGGAGAACAACCATGTGGATAAAAGAGTGACTCGCTTCATTCTCCCCGTGGGCGCCACCATCAACATGGATGGCACGGCCCTCTATGAGGCTGTAGCGGCCATCTTTATCGCTCAAGTCAACAGCATGGACCTAGACTTTGGCCAAATTCTCACCGTGAG TATCACAGCAACTGCTGCCAGCATCGGAGCAGCAGGCATCCCTCAGGCTGGCCTGGTTACCATGGTGATTGTATTGACATCGGTGGGACTGCCCACAGAGGACATAGCACTGATCGTCGCTGTGGATTGGTTCTT GGACCGCTTGCGCACGACCATCAATGTGCTGGGCGACTCGCTCGGTGCAGGCATCGTGGAGCACCTTTCCCGCGAAGAACTACAAAGTCAGGACACTGACGTGGGCAACTCTGTCATCATGGAGGACGATCGGCCCTACCAGATTATCAGCCAGGACAACGACACTCTGAATCACCACAACAGCGAAACCACAATGTGA